One Brassica napus cultivar Da-Ae chromosome C2, Da-Ae, whole genome shotgun sequence DNA window includes the following coding sequences:
- the LOC125582382 gene encoding uncharacterized protein LOC125582382 yields MDEIRSANPDLVEYLEEVDVSLWSRVHCQGDMYNLKTSNIAESINSGLKRARGFPIQFLLEFIREKLGRWYWKRRGDALSLTTQHSRGVEHLLAVREENAYTLRVQQIDGWKFFVKGGNRDCNVDLELQKCDCGVYQVEKIPCSHAIAVGTAAGVHISTLVWPVYSKDTLFAGYSENIYPCVGQLVEAHFMFYELI; encoded by the exons ATGgatgagatacggagtgcaaatcCGGATCTTGTTGAGTATCTGGAGGAAGTCGATGTgagcctatggtcaagggttcaTTGTCAGGGAGACAtgtacaacttaaaaacaagCAATATCGCTGAATCAATTAACTCCggactgaagcgagcaagaggatttcctaTTCAGTTCCTGCTagagttcataagggagaagctaggaagGTGGTACTGGAAAAGGAGAGGAGATGCTTTGAGTCTTACAACTCAACATAGTCGGGGTGTTGAacacttgcttgctgttcgagaggAGAACGCGTATACTCTGAGAGTCCAACAAATTGATGGATGGAAgttctttgtgaaaggtggcaATAGGGACTGTAATGTTGATCTGGAACTtcaaaagtgtgattgtggtgtctatcaagtcgagaaaataccttgctcccATGCTATAGCAGTTGGAACAGCAGCTGGtgtgcatatctccacacttgtatggcCGGTCTACTCAAAGGATACTttgtttgcaggatactcagagaatatatatccttgtgttggacaactTGTTGAGGCAC ACTTTATGTTTTATGAACTTATCTga